One stretch of Sinomonas terrae DNA includes these proteins:
- a CDS encoding FAD-dependent oxidoreductase: protein MTNVPVRPLRVAVIGAGPAGVYAADILTKSSEVRDAGLEVSIDLFDQYPAPYGLIRYGVAPDHPRIKGIVNALHKVLDRGDIRFIGNVAYGRDLTLGDFRHLYDAVVFATGAVKDARLEIPGADLEGSFGGADFVSWYDGHPDVPREWPLEAREVAVLGNGNVALDVARMLSKHAEDLLVTEIPDNVYQALRRSPVTDVHVFGRRGPAQIKFTPLELRELSHSRDVDIVLYPEDFEFDEASDEAIRTNNQVKTMVNTLANWIAEEKDTGASRRLHLHFLHNPVRIYDSPEAPGRVAGIRFERMELDGTGNVRGTGEFVDYPVQAVYRAIGYHGSELAELEYDEHRGVIPNDGGRVLDADGNPVPGVYTTGWIKRGPVGLIGHTKGDALETIGCLLEDRDSLPRAEDPDEHAIIALLEERGIEYTTWEGWNELDAHERALGEKFTAESAERGTPVQRERVKVVPREEMVRISRKNVG from the coding sequence GTGACCAACGTCCCTGTCCGTCCCCTGCGTGTGGCCGTGATCGGTGCCGGGCCTGCCGGGGTCTATGCGGCGGACATCCTGACGAAGTCGAGTGAGGTCAGGGATGCCGGGCTGGAGGTCAGCATCGACCTGTTCGACCAGTACCCGGCCCCGTACGGGCTCATCCGGTACGGGGTGGCCCCGGACCACCCGCGGATCAAGGGGATCGTGAACGCGCTGCACAAGGTCCTGGACCGGGGGGACATCCGCTTCATCGGCAACGTCGCCTACGGCCGGGACCTGACGTTGGGCGACTTCCGTCACCTCTACGACGCGGTGGTCTTCGCCACGGGGGCGGTCAAGGACGCCCGGCTGGAGATCCCGGGGGCGGACCTGGAGGGCTCCTTCGGCGGGGCGGACTTCGTCTCCTGGTACGACGGGCACCCGGACGTGCCGCGGGAGTGGCCGCTGGAGGCCCGGGAGGTCGCGGTGCTGGGCAACGGCAACGTGGCCCTGGACGTGGCGCGGATGCTCTCCAAGCATGCCGAGGACCTGCTGGTGACCGAGATCCCGGACAACGTCTACCAGGCGCTCCGGCGCAGCCCGGTCACGGACGTGCACGTGTTCGGGCGGCGGGGGCCGGCGCAGATCAAGTTCACCCCGCTGGAGCTGCGCGAGCTCTCCCACTCCCGGGACGTGGACATCGTCCTGTACCCGGAGGACTTCGAGTTCGACGAGGCCTCGGACGAGGCGATCAGGACCAACAACCAGGTCAAGACCATGGTCAACACGCTGGCGAACTGGATCGCCGAGGAGAAGGACACGGGGGCCTCCCGGCGCCTGCACCTGCACTTCCTGCACAACCCGGTGCGGATCTACGACTCGCCCGAGGCCCCGGGGAGGGTCGCGGGGATCCGGTTCGAGCGGATGGAGCTGGACGGGACGGGCAACGTCCGCGGGACCGGGGAGTTCGTGGACTACCCGGTCCAGGCCGTGTACCGGGCGATCGGCTACCACGGCTCGGAGCTGGCCGAGCTGGAGTACGACGAGCACCGGGGCGTGATCCCCAACGACGGCGGGCGGGTCCTGGACGCGGACGGGAACCCCGTCCCCGGGGTCTACACGACCGGATGGATCAAGCGCGGCCCCGTCGGCCTCATCGGCCACACGAAGGGCGACGCCCTCGAGACGATCGGCTGCCTGCTCGAGGACCGCGACTCCCTCCCCCGCGCCGAGGACCCCGACGAGCACGCCATCATCGCCCTGCTCGAAGAGCGCGGCATCGAATACACCACCTGGGAGGGCTGGAACGAGCTCGACGCCCACGAACGCGCCCTCGGGGAGAAGTTCACCGCCGAATCCGCCGAACGCGGCACCCCCGTCCAACGCGAACGCGTCAAGGTCGTGCCGCGCGAGGAAATGGTGAGGATCTCGCGCAAGAACGTCGGCTAG
- a CDS encoding MFS transporter — protein sequence MQSLLADVTPLRESLDFRRIWTGQLLSILGSQLTLTAVSLQVYDLTRSSFDVGVLGLVALVPLIAAGLYGGAIVDAHDRRTVAIASSALLWGTSGLIALQAWLHVGSVALIYVLVALQALGSGINMPARSSIIARLIRPELLVAANSLNMITFGLGGAIGPLLAGALVASVGYGWTYTLDVMSFTVAMWALFRLPSLPPEGEVRRAGLRSVAEGFKFLGTRPNIRMTFLVDLCAMVFAMPRSLLPAVAAVSIGGGAATAGALLGAIAAGTFLGGLFSGPVGRLRRQGRGVLLAVAGWGASILAFGLVVLGAGRSSPGAVTWWLVPALLCMVAAGAADSVSSSLRSTILLAATPDSMRGRLQGVFTVVVAGGPRLGDVFAGGMGSWLGEGLAVVVGALVCIAFVGALRLAQPRFAEYDALNPTP from the coding sequence GTGCAAAGCCTGCTCGCCGATGTGACGCCCCTCAGGGAGAGCCTCGACTTCCGGCGCATCTGGACTGGGCAGCTCCTGAGCATCCTCGGAAGCCAGCTGACCCTCACCGCGGTGAGCCTTCAGGTCTACGACCTCACGCGCTCGAGCTTCGACGTCGGCGTGCTCGGTCTCGTCGCGCTCGTCCCGCTCATCGCCGCGGGCCTGTACGGCGGCGCGATCGTGGACGCCCACGATCGGCGCACCGTAGCGATCGCCTCGTCCGCGCTCCTGTGGGGCACGAGCGGGCTCATCGCGCTTCAGGCGTGGCTACACGTGGGGAGCGTCGCGCTCATCTACGTGCTCGTCGCGCTCCAGGCCCTCGGCTCCGGCATCAACATGCCCGCGAGGAGCAGCATCATCGCGCGGCTCATCCGGCCCGAGCTCCTCGTTGCGGCCAACTCCCTCAACATGATCACGTTCGGTCTCGGCGGGGCGATCGGGCCGCTCCTGGCGGGCGCGCTCGTGGCGAGCGTCGGGTACGGCTGGACCTACACGCTCGACGTGATGAGCTTCACCGTGGCCATGTGGGCGCTGTTCCGCCTGCCGTCGCTGCCGCCCGAGGGCGAGGTCCGGCGCGCAGGGCTGCGTTCTGTCGCGGAGGGCTTCAAATTCCTCGGCACGCGCCCGAACATCCGCATGACCTTCCTGGTTGACCTCTGCGCGATGGTCTTTGCGATGCCCCGCTCGCTCCTGCCGGCCGTCGCGGCAGTCTCGATCGGCGGAGGCGCCGCGACTGCCGGAGCCCTGCTCGGTGCCATCGCGGCCGGGACCTTCCTCGGCGGGCTCTTCTCCGGGCCCGTGGGGCGGCTGCGCAGACAGGGGCGGGGCGTGCTCCTCGCGGTTGCCGGATGGGGTGCGAGCATCCTTGCGTTCGGCCTCGTGGTCTTGGGTGCGGGCCGGAGCTCTCCGGGGGCAGTCACATGGTGGCTCGTGCCAGCGCTCCTGTGCATGGTGGCCGCGGGCGCGGCAGACTCGGTCAGCTCCTCGCTGCGGTCCACGATCCTCTTGGCGGCCACGCCCGACTCGATGCGGGGAAGGCTCCAAGGCGTGTTCACGGTCGTCGTCGCAGGCGGCCCACGGCTCGGCGATGTGTTCGCCGGCGGCATGGGGAGCTGGCTCGGGGAGGGACTCGCCGTCGTCGTCGGCGCGCTCGTGTGCATCGCGTTCGTCGGCGCGCTCCGCCTCGCCCAGCCGCGGTTCGCGGAGTACGACGCGCTGAACCCCACGCCGTAG
- a CDS encoding APC family permease translates to MQILRTKPIEQTLADSDEPGRRLKRSLSTWDLMIMGIAVAVGAGIFSVGAKAAASFAGPAVTVSFAIAAVACALAIMCYAEFATAIPVAGSAYVFTYATMGELLAWIIGWNLILELFTAGAVVAKYWGLYLSKVFALAGLNVPASVHLGPVELVWGPFLIVAIFTALLVLGTKLSARVANFFTIVKIAVVLFVIVVGFMYVKAQNYSPFVPAAVPSHASGSTAVLQQSLFSFATGSAPAQYGLFGVFAGAALVFFAFIGFDVVATSAEEVKNPQKTLPRGIFAGLGAVTLLYILVSLALTGMVPYTTLAAADQPTLTTAFEAVGNTGAAKVIAFGSLVGLTTVIMVLLMGFARVVLAMSRDGLLPRALSVTSEKRSTPARLQILCGALVALVAGLTQVDVLEEMINIGTLSAFVVVSLGIIVLRRRRPDLKPSFRVPFGKVIPIVSAVLCLYLMTNLAVETWIYWAGWLVIGLVIYFSYGQRHSRLNERFAQARQAVAPEARERVPSPES, encoded by the coding sequence ATGCAGATCCTCCGCACCAAGCCCATCGAGCAGACGCTCGCCGACTCCGACGAGCCCGGCAGGAGACTCAAACGGTCCCTGAGCACGTGGGACCTCATGATCATGGGTATCGCGGTAGCGGTCGGCGCCGGTATCTTCTCGGTCGGCGCGAAGGCCGCGGCGAGCTTCGCCGGTCCGGCGGTGACGGTCTCCTTCGCGATCGCGGCCGTCGCGTGCGCTCTGGCGATCATGTGCTACGCCGAGTTCGCGACGGCGATCCCGGTCGCCGGGTCCGCGTACGTCTTCACGTACGCGACGATGGGGGAGCTCCTGGCCTGGATCATCGGCTGGAACCTCATCCTCGAGCTCTTCACGGCCGGCGCCGTCGTTGCCAAGTACTGGGGCCTCTACCTGAGCAAGGTCTTCGCCCTCGCGGGGCTCAACGTTCCGGCGAGTGTCCACCTCGGCCCGGTCGAGCTCGTGTGGGGGCCGTTCCTCATCGTCGCGATCTTCACGGCCCTGCTCGTGCTCGGCACGAAGCTGTCCGCGCGGGTGGCGAACTTCTTCACGATCGTCAAGATCGCCGTCGTCCTCTTCGTCATTGTCGTCGGATTCATGTACGTCAAGGCGCAGAACTACAGCCCGTTCGTCCCCGCCGCAGTTCCCTCGCACGCCTCGGGCAGCACCGCCGTCCTCCAGCAGTCCCTCTTCTCGTTCGCGACCGGCTCTGCCCCGGCCCAGTACGGACTCTTCGGCGTGTTCGCGGGTGCGGCCCTCGTGTTCTTCGCGTTCATCGGCTTCGATGTCGTGGCGACGAGCGCGGAGGAGGTCAAGAACCCCCAGAAGACCCTCCCGCGCGGCATCTTCGCCGGCCTCGGTGCCGTGACGCTCCTGTACATCCTCGTTTCGCTCGCGCTCACCGGCATGGTTCCCTACACGACGCTCGCCGCCGCCGACCAGCCCACCCTCACCACGGCTTTCGAAGCCGTCGGCAACACGGGCGCCGCCAAGGTCATCGCGTTCGGTTCGCTCGTCGGCCTCACCACGGTCATCATGGTGCTGCTCATGGGCTTCGCCCGCGTGGTCCTCGCCATGAGCCGCGACGGCCTCCTGCCCCGCGCGCTCTCGGTCACCTCCGAGAAGCGGTCGACGCCGGCGCGCCTCCAGATCCTGTGTGGCGCCCTGGTCGCCCTCGTTGCAGGCCTCACGCAGGTCGATGTGCTCGAAGAGATGATCAACATCGGCACCCTCTCGGCGTTCGTCGTCGTGAGCCTCGGGATCATCGTCCTGCGCCGGCGCCGCCCCGACCTCAAGCCCTCGTTCCGGGTTCCGTTCGGCAAGGTCATCCCGATCGTGTCGGCCGTGCTCTGCCTCTACCTCATGACGAACCTCGCAGTCGAGACCTGGATCTACTGGGCAGGCTGGCTCGTGATCGGGCTCGTCATCTACTTCTCGTACGGCCAGCGCCACTCGCGGCTCAACGAACGGTTCGCGCAGGCGCGGCAGGCGGTAGCCCCTGAGGCCCGCGAACGTGTCCCGAGCCCGGAATCCTGA
- a CDS encoding TetR/AcrR family transcriptional regulator, with the protein MARPPRPERKTELLEQILEFLLDKTLADLTFRSLADGLGISSYVLVYHFGNREQLVAEIIRGIESRFERHRPGAERLSLDELVLWARTVFAQSLEHRGRQLQRLEFEAAVQDAVAERARGNSVSGYLSWCGFLTSWLEGEGFPDDDAAVWGRTFVASVMGILYDYVICGDREAVTASFEMLIDTFVRQLEAMRPCLGRRA; encoded by the coding sequence ATGGCAAGACCGCCGCGTCCAGAGCGGAAAACGGAGCTACTCGAGCAGATTCTCGAGTTCCTGCTGGACAAGACGCTTGCCGACCTCACCTTCCGGAGCCTTGCCGACGGGCTCGGCATCAGCAGCTACGTCCTCGTCTACCACTTCGGCAATCGCGAGCAGCTCGTCGCTGAGATCATCCGCGGCATCGAGTCTCGCTTCGAACGGCACCGTCCGGGGGCGGAGCGGCTGAGCCTCGACGAGCTCGTGCTCTGGGCGCGGACGGTTTTCGCCCAGTCGCTCGAACACCGCGGGCGGCAGCTGCAGCGGCTCGAGTTCGAGGCCGCCGTCCAGGACGCCGTCGCCGAGCGCGCTCGCGGCAACTCCGTTTCCGGCTACCTCAGCTGGTGCGGATTCCTCACGTCCTGGCTCGAGGGGGAGGGCTTTCCCGATGACGACGCCGCTGTCTGGGGCCGCACGTTCGTCGCCTCCGTGATGGGCATCCTCTACGACTACGTCATCTGTGGAGACCGCGAGGCTGTCACCGCATCGTTCGAGATGCTCATCGATACGTTCGTCCGCCAGCTGGAGGCCATGCGCCCGTGCCTCGGACGCCGCGCCTGA
- a CDS encoding esterase/lipase family protein, whose product MDTAMGTTTAPREALAVAGGVVLDWSYALWRQVASVAQGRVTTTTVHPPQGVPGGASVTGSSSLTARDDVVLIPGIYEPAGFMDPLRRRLQEWGHRVVVLPELGYNRRSIPETADVAAARLRELGVKDAVVIAHSKGGLVGKLLMTAYTQDALVARMLAIGTPFEGARYSRYAPTRPLRSFYPGHPVLGSLAKNLKVNANIVSVGARVDPLVGRSTQLEGGRNIVLPVTGHFRILASPELMTVVDDFLHDEVGGSGEQAG is encoded by the coding sequence GTGGACACAGCGATGGGCACGACGACGGCGCCCCGCGAGGCGCTCGCCGTCGCCGGCGGCGTCGTGCTCGACTGGAGCTACGCGCTCTGGCGGCAGGTCGCCTCCGTCGCCCAAGGGCGTGTGACGACGACGACAGTCCACCCTCCCCAGGGCGTGCCCGGCGGGGCGTCGGTCACCGGATCATCGTCGCTCACGGCGAGGGACGACGTCGTCCTCATCCCAGGAATCTACGAGCCTGCCGGCTTCATGGACCCCCTCCGCCGGAGGCTTCAGGAGTGGGGACACCGCGTCGTCGTGCTCCCGGAGCTGGGGTACAACCGACGGTCGATCCCTGAAACTGCGGACGTTGCCGCCGCCCGGCTCCGCGAGCTCGGGGTGAAGGACGCCGTCGTCATCGCCCACAGCAAGGGTGGCCTCGTGGGGAAGCTCCTCATGACGGCCTACACCCAGGACGCTCTCGTGGCCCGGATGCTCGCCATCGGCACACCGTTCGAAGGGGCCCGGTATTCGCGGTACGCGCCGACCCGGCCCCTGCGCTCGTTCTATCCCGGCCATCCAGTGCTCGGCTCGCTCGCGAAGAACCTCAAGGTGAACGCGAACATCGTCTCGGTCGGCGCGCGGGTCGACCCGCTTGTCGGGCGCTCGACGCAGCTCGAAGGCGGTCGCAATATCGTGCTTCCGGTGACCGGCCACTTCCGGATCCTCGCCAGTCCGGAGCTCATGACTGTGGTCGACGACTTCCTCCACGACGAAGTTGGCGGTTCCGGGGAGCAAGCAGGCTGA
- a CDS encoding Fur family transcriptional regulator codes for MERMHGDGRQPSVPAWSAALREHGRRVTRQRLAVLDAVDRHPHSSADAILALAREDLPELTPQSVYVVLGDLTDLGMLRRFEPPHSPALYETRVGDNHHHAICSVCGRVEDVECAVGHAPCLTPSETHGMTIMIADVTYVGICSDCAAKQHAPSGSPQSLPST; via the coding sequence ATGGAACGCATGCACGGCGATGGGCGTCAGCCCTCTGTGCCAGCTTGGTCTGCGGCACTCCGCGAGCACGGCAGGCGCGTCACGCGCCAGCGCCTTGCGGTGCTCGACGCCGTCGACCGCCATCCGCACTCCTCGGCCGACGCAATCCTCGCGTTGGCGCGCGAAGACCTCCCCGAACTCACCCCGCAGTCCGTCTACGTCGTCCTCGGCGATCTGACGGACCTCGGAATGCTGCGCCGCTTCGAACCCCCGCACTCCCCCGCCCTCTACGAGACGCGCGTCGGCGACAACCACCACCACGCGATCTGCTCTGTGTGCGGCCGCGTGGAGGACGTCGAGTGCGCCGTCGGCCACGCGCCGTGCCTCACTCCGAGCGAGACCCACGGAATGACGATCATGATCGCCGACGTCACGTACGTCGGCATCTGCTCGGACTGCGCTGCGAAGCAGCACGCGCCGTCCGGTTCCCCACAATCCCTCCCCTCCACCTAA
- the htpX gene encoding zinc metalloprotease HtpX, translating to MHNHHNGLKTAVLFGVLWAVLLGIGGLIGAGTRSAAPIWLFAAIGVATTAYSYWNSDKIALRSMQAYPVSEAEAPGLYQIVRELSQRANQPMPRIYISPTQAPNAFATGRNPRNAAVCCTEGILQMLDARELRGVLGHELMHVYNRDILTASIAAAVAGVITSVAQFAMFFGGGDSRNRNANPIALLALALLAPFAASMIQLAISRTREYDADEDGSRLTGDPLGLASALSKIEGGVRQYPLAKDQSLVNTSHLMIANPFKRGSGVANMFSTHPPMKDRINRLESMAGRLER from the coding sequence GTGCACAACCATCACAACGGGCTCAAGACCGCCGTCCTGTTCGGCGTCCTGTGGGCCGTGCTCCTCGGCATCGGGGGGCTTATCGGCGCGGGCACCCGCAGCGCCGCGCCGATCTGGCTGTTCGCGGCGATCGGCGTCGCGACGACCGCATACAGCTACTGGAACAGCGACAAGATCGCGCTCCGCTCCATGCAGGCCTACCCGGTCAGCGAAGCGGAGGCTCCGGGGCTCTATCAGATTGTCCGCGAGCTCTCGCAGCGGGCCAATCAGCCCATGCCGCGGATCTACATCTCGCCCACTCAGGCGCCCAATGCGTTCGCGACTGGACGCAACCCCCGGAACGCCGCCGTCTGCTGCACTGAGGGGATCCTCCAGATGCTCGACGCGCGCGAGCTCCGCGGGGTGCTCGGCCACGAGCTCATGCACGTCTACAACCGGGACATCCTCACGGCATCGATCGCTGCCGCGGTGGCCGGGGTGATCACGTCGGTCGCGCAGTTCGCGATGTTCTTCGGCGGCGGGGACAGCCGCAACCGGAACGCGAACCCGATCGCCCTCCTTGCGCTGGCCCTGCTCGCCCCGTTCGCAGCGAGCATGATCCAGCTGGCGATCTCGCGCACCCGCGAGTACGACGCCGACGAGGACGGCTCGCGCCTCACCGGCGACCCGCTCGGCCTCGCGTCCGCGCTCAGCAAGATCGAGGGCGGCGTGCGGCAGTACCCCTTGGCGAAGGACCAGTCGCTTGTCAACACCTCGCATCTCATGATCGCGAACCCGTTCAAGCGGGGCAGCGGCGTGGCCAACATGTTCTCGACCCACCCGCCGATGAAGGACCGCATCAACCGCCTCGAGAGCATGGCGGGGCGCTTGGAGCGCTGA
- a CDS encoding sigma-70 family RNA polymerase sigma factor, translating to MTASADAEGTVAPSDAQLIAEVRAGATEAYARLFERHHSAAVGLARRYARNASDAEDLAAEGFANVLTALQGGSGPDSFFRAYLFTSIARLAARGNVKAARQTLSEDMERYEGEQPYDDPVLVGFESDAVSVAFRTLPERWQAVLWYTEVDGMPPAAVAPLLGLSPNAVSALALRAREGLRQAYLQAHIAPETVDDACAPFADKLGAYARNGLSPRKERKVREHVEACPSCSAALLEIQDVGAGMRAVIFPLVTALPFVAPAAGKIVGGGLALGGLEWLRRGAGKVGAANLVLVGIALAMVIAGGFAVVSLGWVPREPPAQAAAPTPSAGSPATGATTAPGASAPSSASSPSAPESGAVPVQGPAPVQEPAPVQEPEPVQESAPVQGLGPVQGPAPVQQPAYPFPAVVATALPAPAPVPVPVPSPTRAAPKLSPSATASPTLSATATPTPSPSPSSTVFPYTLTGAVTRASGTSAPGTSSTDTIQLKANPARKPSEPTEAVVTVRYGSLVQPAWSTPWSCSLFVDAAAASTTLTCSTPFDGGPQIPALTLDWGTATPPRIGGDAVLTSVLTGTSVSNRLVF from the coding sequence ATGACCGCGAGTGCTGACGCCGAGGGCACAGTTGCCCCCAGCGACGCACAGCTCATCGCCGAAGTCCGCGCAGGCGCGACGGAGGCGTACGCCCGCCTTTTCGAGCGGCACCACAGTGCCGCCGTCGGACTCGCGCGCCGTTACGCCCGCAACGCGAGCGACGCCGAAGACCTCGCCGCTGAGGGCTTCGCCAACGTGCTGACGGCACTTCAGGGCGGCTCGGGCCCGGATTCGTTCTTCCGCGCCTACCTCTTCACCTCGATTGCTCGGCTGGCCGCCCGGGGAAACGTCAAGGCTGCCCGGCAGACGCTGAGCGAGGACATGGAGCGCTACGAGGGTGAGCAGCCGTACGACGATCCGGTGCTTGTGGGTTTCGAGTCGGATGCCGTTTCCGTGGCGTTCCGCACGCTCCCCGAGCGGTGGCAGGCCGTCCTCTGGTACACCGAGGTCGACGGCATGCCGCCCGCCGCCGTCGCGCCCCTCCTCGGGCTCTCGCCGAACGCGGTCTCGGCCCTCGCGCTACGCGCCCGGGAGGGCCTCCGCCAGGCTTATCTGCAGGCGCATATCGCGCCTGAGACGGTCGACGACGCGTGCGCACCGTTCGCGGACAAGCTCGGCGCCTACGCCCGGAACGGCCTGAGCCCGCGCAAGGAAAGGAAGGTCCGAGAGCACGTCGAGGCCTGCCCGAGTTGTTCAGCCGCCCTGCTCGAAATCCAAGATGTCGGCGCCGGAATGCGGGCGGTCATCTTCCCGCTCGTGACCGCGCTGCCGTTCGTGGCTCCGGCCGCTGGGAAGATCGTCGGGGGAGGCCTCGCCCTCGGAGGCCTCGAGTGGCTTCGACGCGGAGCCGGCAAGGTCGGGGCGGCGAATCTGGTTCTCGTCGGAATCGCCCTCGCCATGGTGATCGCGGGCGGCTTCGCCGTCGTTTCCCTTGGGTGGGTGCCCCGGGAGCCACCTGCCCAGGCTGCGGCCCCCACACCATCCGCGGGGTCCCCGGCAACCGGGGCGACGACGGCACCCGGGGCCTCGGCGCCGTCGTCGGCTTCTTCACCGAGCGCCCCTGAATCCGGCGCTGTGCCGGTTCAAGGGCCGGCGCCAGTTCAAGAGCCTGCGCCAGTCCAAGAGCCAGAGCCGGTTCAAGAGTCCGCGCCGGTTCAAGGACTAGGGCCAGTTCAAGGACCAGCGCCAGTTCAACAGCCCGCGTACCCGTTCCCCGCCGTTGTTGCGACGGCGCTCCCGGCACCTGCTCCCGTGCCTGTGCCGGTCCCCTCGCCGACCCGGGCGGCCCCGAAACTCTCGCCGAGTGCGACGGCGAGCCCGACCTTGAGTGCCACGGCTACTCCGACGCCAAGCCCCAGCCCGAGCTCAACAGTCTTCCCCTACACGCTGACCGGGGCAGTGACCCGGGCTTCGGGGACTTCGGCTCCGGGGACCTCGAGCACGGACACCATCCAGCTCAAGGCGAACCCAGCGCGGAAGCCTTCCGAGCCGACGGAGGCGGTCGTGACGGTCCGCTACGGCTCCCTCGTCCAGCCGGCCTGGTCGACGCCGTGGTCCTGCTCGCTATTCGTCGACGCGGCCGCTGCTTCGACGACGCTCACCTGCTCGACCCCGTTCGACGGCGGGCCCCAGATTCCCGCTTTGACCCTCGACTGGGGAACCGCCACACCGCCGAGGATCGGCGGCGACGCAGTTCTCACGTCTGTACTCACCGGAACGTCTGTCTCCAACCGTCTAGTGTTCTAG
- a CDS encoding catalase has protein sequence MTVNYSTTQSGAPVTSDAHAQSLGPDGAIILTDHYLVEKLAQFNRERVPERVVHAKGGGAFGVFKTTEDVSQYTKAALFQPDVETEMLIRFSSVAGENGSPDTWRDPRGFAVKFYTTEGNYDLVGNNTPVFFIRDGIKFPDFIHSQKRLPGSHLHDADMVWDFWTLSPESAHQVTWLMGDRGLPKTWRNMQGYGSHTYQWINAEGERFWVKYHFHTKQGVENLTNEEAQRIAGENADYYIQDLYENIEEGNFPSWDLFVQVMPYEEAKTYRYNPFDLTKTWSKKDYPLIKVGTMTLNRNPENYFAQIEQAAFAPSNFVPGIAASPDKMLQARIFSYADAHRYRVGTNHAQLPVNAPKNEVRNYSQDGSARFYFNSPETPVYAPNSLGGPTAVEPTNPGGGWENDGELTLAAHSLHAEDGDFVQPGILYREVFDDAARARFLDTIAGAIGGVKRADIKERAIQYWTNVDAELGAKLRAELGK, from the coding sequence ATGACGGTCAACTACTCGACGACCCAGTCCGGCGCCCCTGTCACCTCGGACGCCCATGCACAGTCGCTGGGCCCGGACGGCGCGATCATCCTGACGGACCATTACCTGGTCGAGAAGCTCGCCCAGTTCAACCGGGAGCGCGTGCCGGAGCGCGTGGTGCACGCCAAGGGCGGCGGCGCGTTCGGTGTGTTCAAGACCACCGAGGACGTCTCCCAGTACACGAAGGCCGCGCTCTTCCAGCCGGACGTCGAGACGGAGATGCTCATCCGCTTCTCCTCAGTCGCCGGCGAGAACGGCTCCCCCGACACATGGCGCGACCCCCGCGGCTTCGCCGTGAAGTTCTACACGACCGAGGGCAACTACGACCTCGTCGGCAACAACACCCCGGTGTTCTTCATCCGCGACGGCATCAAGTTCCCCGACTTCATCCACTCGCAGAAGCGCCTTCCGGGCAGCCACCTGCACGATGCAGACATGGTGTGGGACTTCTGGACGCTCTCCCCCGAGTCCGCCCACCAGGTCACGTGGCTGATGGGCGACCGCGGCCTGCCGAAGACGTGGCGCAACATGCAGGGCTACGGCTCGCACACGTACCAGTGGATCAACGCCGAGGGCGAGCGTTTCTGGGTCAAGTACCACTTCCACACGAAGCAGGGCGTCGAGAACCTCACGAACGAGGAGGCCCAGCGGATCGCCGGCGAGAACGCCGACTACTACATCCAGGACCTCTACGAGAACATCGAAGAGGGCAACTTCCCGAGCTGGGACCTCTTCGTCCAGGTCATGCCGTACGAAGAGGCCAAGACCTACCGGTACAACCCGTTCGACCTCACGAAGACGTGGTCCAAGAAGGACTACCCGCTCATCAAGGTCGGCACGATGACCCTGAACCGGAACCCGGAGAACTACTTCGCGCAGATCGAGCAGGCGGCGTTCGCGCCGTCGAACTTCGTTCCCGGCATCGCTGCCTCGCCGGACAAGATGCTGCAGGCCCGCATCTTCTCCTACGCGGACGCGCACCGCTACCGCGTGGGCACCAACCATGCCCAGCTCCCGGTCAACGCACCGAAGAATGAGGTGCGCAACTACAGCCAGGACGGCTCGGCTCGCTTCTACTTCAACTCGCCCGAGACCCCGGTCTACGCGCCCAACTCGCTCGGTGGCCCCACCGCCGTCGAGCCCACCAACCCGGGCGGCGGCTGGGAGAACGACGGCGAGCTTACTCTCGCCGCGCACTCCCTCCACGCCGAGGACGGCGACTTCGTGCAGCCGGGCATCCTCTACCGTGAGGTGTTCGACGACGCTGCCCGCGCCCGCTTCCTCGACACCATCGCTGGGGCGATCGGCGGCGTGAAGCGCGCCGACATCAAGGAGCGCGCGATCCAGTACTGGACCAACGTGGACGCAGAGCTCGGCGCGAAGCTCCGGGCGGAGCTCGGCAAGTAG